In Perognathus longimembris pacificus isolate PPM17 chromosome 3, ASM2315922v1, whole genome shotgun sequence, a single window of DNA contains:
- the Bud13 gene encoding BUD13 homolog isoform X1: protein MAAAPPLSKAEYLKRYLSGADAGVDGASESGRKRRKKRPKPGGSGSKGMRIVDDDVSWTAISTSEPDKEEEDEDGDLPVVAEFVDERPEEVKQMEAFRSSAKWKLLGGHNEDLLSHGHFHHDTPDPSPPRRVRHDTPSPSPPRRVRHDTPSPSPPRRVRHDTPDPSPPRRVRHDTPDPSPPRRVRHDTPDPSPPRRVRHDTPSPSPPRRVRHDTPSPSPPRRVRHDTPDPSPPRRVRHDTPDPSPPRRVRHDTPDQSPPRRVRHDTPDSSPPRRVRHDTPSPSPPRRVRHDSSDALLPRKPHRNSSGVSPRRSHHGSSGIPSPRRAHNSHDASQPRRTLDSSDTRHLKRTRHDSPDLASKVTHSLPRTQSSKASKSTSSRTSPHRKELEPSESSHSKSRKYEYDRDLSPPRKKQAKSHFGDKKQIDSKGDFQKDSDLSPPRHKQKPAHQDSDSDLSPPRNRPRHQNSDSDLSPPRRKQKTKSSDSDLSPPRRSQPTAKKQATHMYSGAKAGLVLTGIQQEQQELQKRDQRTIAFEAEFQFAEPVFRDKFGRKTNMKLERLEQRRKAEKDSERDELYAQWGKGLAQSRQQQQNVEDAIKEMQKPLARYIDDEDLDRMLREQEREGDPMANFIKKNKAKENKNKKEKPRYSGPAPPPNRFNIWPGYRWDGVDRSNGFEQKRFARLASKKAVEELAYKWSVEDM from the exons ATGGCGGCAGCTCCGCCGCTCTCCAAGGCCGAGTATCTGAAACGTTACCTGTCCGGGGCAGATGCTGGCGTCGACGGAGCCTCCGAGTCCGGTCGCAAACGGCGGAAAAAGCGTCCGAAACCTGGCGGGTCCGGCAGCAAGGG AATGCGAATTGTTGATGACGACGTGAGCTGGACGGCTATTTCTACCTCTGAGccagacaaggaggaggaggatgaggatggcGATTTGCCTGTG GTGGCTGAGTTTGTGGATGAGCGTCCAGAGGAGGTAAAGCAGATGGAGGCCTTTCGTTCCAGCGCTAAATGGAAGCTTCTGGGAG gcCACAATGAAGACCTACTCTCACATGGACATTTCCATCACGACACCCCAGATCCGTCTCCTCCTAGGAGGGTCCGTCACGACACCCCAAGTCCATCTCCTCCTAGGAGGGTCCGTCACGACACCCCAAGTCCATCTCCTCCTAGGAGGGTCCGTCACGACACCCCAGATCCGTCTCCTCCTAGGAGGGTCCGTCATGACACCCCAGATCCGTCTCCTCCTAGGAGGGTCCGCCATGACACCCCGGATCCGTCTCCTCCTAGGAGGGTCCGTCATGACACCCCAAGTCCATCTCCTCCTAGGAGGGTCCGTCATGACACCCCAAGTCCATCTCCTCCTAGGAGGGTCCGTCACGACACCCCAGATCCGTCTCCTCCTAGGAGGGTCCGCCATGACACCCCAGATCCGTCTCCTCCTAGGAGGGTCCGCCACGACACCCCGGATCAGTCTCCTCCTAGGAGGGTCCGTCACGACACCCCGGATTCATCTCCTCCTAGGAGGGTCCGTCACGACACCCCAAGTCCATCTCCTCCTAGGAGAGTCCGCCATGACTCCTCAGATGCTTTGCTCCCCAGGAAGCCCCATCGTAATTCTTCAGGTGTATCTCCTAGGAGAAGCCATCATGGTTCCTCAGGTATCCCTTCCCCCAGAAGGGCCCACAATTCCCATGATGCATCTCAACCTCGGAGGACTCTTGACTCCTCAGATACACGGCATCTCAAGAGGACCCGCCACGACTCTCCTGATTTGGCATCTAAAGTCACTCATTCACTGCCCAGAACCCAAAGTAGTAAGGCTTCAAAAAGCACCTCTAGCAGGACTTCTCCACACCGGAAGGAGCTAGAACCCTCTGAGTCCTCTCACTCCAAGAGCAGAAAATATGAATATGACCGGGACCTTTCTCCTCCTCGAAAGAAGCAAGCAAAATCccattttggagataagaagcagATTGATTCTAAAG GTGACTTTCAGAAAGATTCAGATCTTTCTCCTCCACGGCACAAACAAAAGCCAGCCCATCAGGATTCTGATTCAGATTTGTCACCTCCACGGAACAGACCAAGACACCAAAACTCTGATTCTGATCTCTCGCCACCAAGGAGGAAACAGAAGACCAAATCTTCGGATTCTGATCTGTCTCCACCTCGAAGGAGTCAGCCTACTGCAAAGAAG caGGCTACCCATATGTATTCTGGGGCCAAAGCTGGGTTGGTGTTAACTGGCATTCAGCAAGAGCAGCAAGAACTCCAGAAACGGGACCAAAGAACCATAGCATTTGAAG ctgAATTTCAGTTTGCTGAACCTGTGTTTCGAGACAAGTTTGGTCGTAAGACTAACATGAAACTGGAGCGTTTAGAGCAaaggagaaaagcagaaaaagactCAGAACGAGATGAACTGTATGCCCAGTGGGGAAAAGG TCTTGCCCAGAGCCGCCAACAGCAACAAAATGTGGAGGATGCAATAAAGGAGATGCAAAAACCTCTGGCCCGCTATATTGATGATGAAGATCTGGATCGGATGCTACGAGAACAGGAAAGAGAGGGGGACCCTATGGCCAACTTCATCAAGAAGAATAAAGCCAAggagaataagaataaaaaag aAAAGCCTCGCTACAGTGGCCCAGCACCTCCTCCCAACAGATTCAATATCTGGCCTGGATATCGCTGGGATGGCGTGGACAG ATCCAATGGGTTTGAACAGAAGCGCTTTGCCAGGCTTGCCAGCAAGAAGGCAGTGGAGGAACTTGCCTACAAGTGGAGTGTTGAGGACATGTAA
- the Bud13 gene encoding BUD13 homolog isoform X2 → MAAAPPLSKAEYLKRYLSGADAGVDGASESGRKRRKKRPKPGGSGSKGMRIVDDDVSWTAISTSEPDKEEEDEDGDLPVVAEFVDERPEEVKQMEAFRSSAKWKLLGGHNEDLLSHGHFHHDTPDPSPPRRVRHDTPSPSPPRRVRHDTPSPSPPRRVRHDTPDPSPPRRVRHDTPDPSPPRRVRHDTPDPSPPRRVRHDTPSPSPPRRVRHDTPSPSPPRRVRHDTPDPSPPRRVRHDTPDPSPPRRVRHDTPDQSPPRRVRHDTPDSSPPRRVRHDTPSPSPPRRVRHDSSDALLPRKPHRNSSGVSPRRSHHGSSGIPSPRRAHNSHDASQPRRTLDSSDTRHLKRTRHDSPDLASKVTHSLPRTQSSKASKSTSSRTSPHRKELEPSESSHSKSRKYEYDRDLSPPRKKQAKSHFGDKKQIDSKGDFQKDSDLSPPRHKQKPAHQDSDSDLSPPRNRPRHQNSDSDLSPPRRKQKTKSSDSDLSPPRRSQPTAKKATHMYSGAKAGLVLTGIQQEQQELQKRDQRTIAFEAEFQFAEPVFRDKFGRKTNMKLERLEQRRKAEKDSERDELYAQWGKGLAQSRQQQQNVEDAIKEMQKPLARYIDDEDLDRMLREQEREGDPMANFIKKNKAKENKNKKEKPRYSGPAPPPNRFNIWPGYRWDGVDRSNGFEQKRFARLASKKAVEELAYKWSVEDM, encoded by the exons ATGGCGGCAGCTCCGCCGCTCTCCAAGGCCGAGTATCTGAAACGTTACCTGTCCGGGGCAGATGCTGGCGTCGACGGAGCCTCCGAGTCCGGTCGCAAACGGCGGAAAAAGCGTCCGAAACCTGGCGGGTCCGGCAGCAAGGG AATGCGAATTGTTGATGACGACGTGAGCTGGACGGCTATTTCTACCTCTGAGccagacaaggaggaggaggatgaggatggcGATTTGCCTGTG GTGGCTGAGTTTGTGGATGAGCGTCCAGAGGAGGTAAAGCAGATGGAGGCCTTTCGTTCCAGCGCTAAATGGAAGCTTCTGGGAG gcCACAATGAAGACCTACTCTCACATGGACATTTCCATCACGACACCCCAGATCCGTCTCCTCCTAGGAGGGTCCGTCACGACACCCCAAGTCCATCTCCTCCTAGGAGGGTCCGTCACGACACCCCAAGTCCATCTCCTCCTAGGAGGGTCCGTCACGACACCCCAGATCCGTCTCCTCCTAGGAGGGTCCGTCATGACACCCCAGATCCGTCTCCTCCTAGGAGGGTCCGCCATGACACCCCGGATCCGTCTCCTCCTAGGAGGGTCCGTCATGACACCCCAAGTCCATCTCCTCCTAGGAGGGTCCGTCATGACACCCCAAGTCCATCTCCTCCTAGGAGGGTCCGTCACGACACCCCAGATCCGTCTCCTCCTAGGAGGGTCCGCCATGACACCCCAGATCCGTCTCCTCCTAGGAGGGTCCGCCACGACACCCCGGATCAGTCTCCTCCTAGGAGGGTCCGTCACGACACCCCGGATTCATCTCCTCCTAGGAGGGTCCGTCACGACACCCCAAGTCCATCTCCTCCTAGGAGAGTCCGCCATGACTCCTCAGATGCTTTGCTCCCCAGGAAGCCCCATCGTAATTCTTCAGGTGTATCTCCTAGGAGAAGCCATCATGGTTCCTCAGGTATCCCTTCCCCCAGAAGGGCCCACAATTCCCATGATGCATCTCAACCTCGGAGGACTCTTGACTCCTCAGATACACGGCATCTCAAGAGGACCCGCCACGACTCTCCTGATTTGGCATCTAAAGTCACTCATTCACTGCCCAGAACCCAAAGTAGTAAGGCTTCAAAAAGCACCTCTAGCAGGACTTCTCCACACCGGAAGGAGCTAGAACCCTCTGAGTCCTCTCACTCCAAGAGCAGAAAATATGAATATGACCGGGACCTTTCTCCTCCTCGAAAGAAGCAAGCAAAATCccattttggagataagaagcagATTGATTCTAAAG GTGACTTTCAGAAAGATTCAGATCTTTCTCCTCCACGGCACAAACAAAAGCCAGCCCATCAGGATTCTGATTCAGATTTGTCACCTCCACGGAACAGACCAAGACACCAAAACTCTGATTCTGATCTCTCGCCACCAAGGAGGAAACAGAAGACCAAATCTTCGGATTCTGATCTGTCTCCACCTCGAAGGAGTCAGCCTACTGCAAAGAAG GCTACCCATATGTATTCTGGGGCCAAAGCTGGGTTGGTGTTAACTGGCATTCAGCAAGAGCAGCAAGAACTCCAGAAACGGGACCAAAGAACCATAGCATTTGAAG ctgAATTTCAGTTTGCTGAACCTGTGTTTCGAGACAAGTTTGGTCGTAAGACTAACATGAAACTGGAGCGTTTAGAGCAaaggagaaaagcagaaaaagactCAGAACGAGATGAACTGTATGCCCAGTGGGGAAAAGG TCTTGCCCAGAGCCGCCAACAGCAACAAAATGTGGAGGATGCAATAAAGGAGATGCAAAAACCTCTGGCCCGCTATATTGATGATGAAGATCTGGATCGGATGCTACGAGAACAGGAAAGAGAGGGGGACCCTATGGCCAACTTCATCAAGAAGAATAAAGCCAAggagaataagaataaaaaag aAAAGCCTCGCTACAGTGGCCCAGCACCTCCTCCCAACAGATTCAATATCTGGCCTGGATATCGCTGGGATGGCGTGGACAG ATCCAATGGGTTTGAACAGAAGCGCTTTGCCAGGCTTGCCAGCAAGAAGGCAGTGGAGGAACTTGCCTACAAGTGGAGTGTTGAGGACATGTAA